CACCGGTGGGGCCCCCTATCCGCGCGTGGAGTCCCCGCAGGCCCGACTTGCGGTTGCGGGAACGGTTCGGCAGGAGCCTCACCCTACCGTGATGGACACCCTCGAGCAGGCCCACAATCGCAGACCCTCTCCCGGCGGGCCGAAGAGGCCCCTTGATCCGCCCGCGTCAGGAGGCCCAACAAACCCGACCCCCGGTGACGCGCCAACCGGCGCCTACCAGGACCAGTTGAACAAGCTGAGCACCGGCTCGTGGTTGATGAGGTCCCGGTAGAACGAGCGGGGGAGGGTCGCACCGGGCTTCAGAGTTGGGTCCCGGTTGAAGATCTCCCGTTCGCTCGGCCCGAAATCCTCGGGAGCCAGCGGGCTGATCAGGTCCACAAAATTTTGCGGCTCCGGCTCCCGGAACACAAACCCCAAGGCGCCATGACGCTCAATCTGCTCCATCGGCGTGGGCGATTCGAGCCGACGCTGCGTCTCGGCGTCGCCATCCAATCCGGGGGTCTCCGGGAGACTCAATCCAAACGATGTCGTCAGGGACGGGGGGACTTCAATCGGCGAAAATGGTGCGGCGGCGGTCGCCTCGGACGCAGGGGGCTCCGGGAGTTGAACGGGGGCTGAGAGGACTGCGGAGATTGACGGAGAGGTCGTGGGTGGCGCCGTTGGCTCCAGCAGCGGCTCGACCGCCTCCACGTGATTGGTGACCGCGACCGCCGCAGGCGGGGGGTCCCCGGCCAACAGCGAATCCACGACCCAGCAACCGGCCACAAGGGGGAAACACCGAATCAAGTGGCCGCATTTCGTGTTCATGGGAACCAGGGATTGTGGAGTTTTTCCTGGCCGACCGTGGTCAGCGGGCCGTGGCCCGGACAGATCAACGTTGCTTCGGCCATCGAAAGGATCATCTCACGAACCCGCCGTCGCGCAAGCGGGAGTTGCTCCCGCGCCCCTCCCATCGAACCCGCAAAAATGGCGTCGCCAACCACCGCGACCGAAGGCGCGCCACCGCCCCACCCGGTGACCACGTAGGTCACGCCATCCTCGGCGTGACCCGGGGTCGCCCGGTGCGTCACCTGCAGCGAGCCGACGGCGTACTTGGCCCCGTCAGTGAGACGTTGGTCGGCGGGTGCGCGTGACGACCCGCTGTGGACCCGGGCGGCCGGATACCGCTCCCGCAGCGGTGCCAGCGCGGCCACGTGATCTCCGTGCGCGTGGGTGATGAAGACTTGTTGAAGATGAAGCT
The Verrucomicrobiia bacterium genome window above contains:
- a CDS encoding MBL fold metallo-hydrolase; amino-acid sequence: MNLEDSLGDILRKARLSNQVGSAEAAAAAGLATDAYEQMEATGTAASGTRFEPLAALLTLSGPRLEGIAHGWRPEPVDLSQWQGLEVITTEGDGMTVNAFLAWDPGTHAAALFDTGFEDAPIVELIARHQLHLQQVFITHAHGDHVAALAPLRERYPAARVHSGSSRAPADQRLTDGAKYAVGSLQVTHRATPGHAEDGVTYVVTGWGGGAPSVAVVGDAIFAGSMGGAREQLPLARRRVREMILSMAEATLICPGHGPLTTVGQEKLHNPWFP